The following proteins come from a genomic window of Nicotiana tomentosiformis chromosome 12, ASM39032v3, whole genome shotgun sequence:
- the LOC138903094 gene encoding uncharacterized protein, with the protein MHIGKLAKWQILLSEYDILYVTQKAVKGKALADHLAENPVDGEYKPLKTYFPEEEVTFVGEDIAKTYDGWRMFFDGPANFKGMGIRAVLVSETGQHYLISAKLRFPCTNNIAEYEACLLGLRLAIDMNIQELLLIRYSNLLVHQVLGEWATKNTKILPYLHCVQDLIKRFTNIEFKHVPRIHNEFVDALTTLSSMIQHPDKNFIDLILIEICKQPAYCAHVEEEFDGNPWFQDIKEYLEKREYPGNATHTQKRTLRRLANHFF; encoded by the coding sequence atgcatATAGGtaagttagcaaaatggcagatattgctaAGTGAATACGACATCCTCTATGTGACCCAGAAGGCAGTCAAGGGGAAAGCATTAGCTGATCACCTAGCAGAGAACCCCGTGGATGGAGAATACAAACCGTTGAAGACGTATTTTCCCGAAGAGGAAGTGAcgtttgtaggagaagatattgCCAAAACatacgatggttggaggatgtttttcgacggacccgcaaacttcaaaggaatGGGAATCAGAGCCGTTTTGGtatcagaaaccggtcaacattatTTGATATCCGCAAAGCTCAGGttcccatgcaccaacaatatagCAGAATACGAGGCTTGCTTATTGGGACTCAGATTGGCCATCGACATGAATATTCAGGAGTTACTGCTAATCAGATATTCAAATCTGCTGGTACATCAAGTACTTGGAGAATGGGCTACCAAGAATACTAAAATATTAccatacttgcattgtgtacaagatttgatcaagaggttcacaaataTAGAATTCAAACACGTTCCGAGGATTCATAACGAGTTCGTAGATGCGCTGactaccttgtcttccatgatacaacatccagacaagaatttcattgatcTTATCCTGATAGAGATTTGtaagcagccagcttattgtgctcatgttgaagaagaattcgatggaaatccatggtttcaAGATATCAAGGAGTATTTGGAGAAAAGAGAATACCCAGGAAAtgctacacacactcagaagcgCACGCTTCGAAGATTAGCCAACCACTTCTTTTag